The sequence AGAATTGAATATGGAAGAATTGAAAGATTTCAGAAATCATTTCCAGTTTTTGAATGACCGGGATTCTTTTTCGATTCAACTTTAATTAATTTCTCTTGCAGGTTAAGCGGATTTTTGTGAGTTTTTTTAATGATCCTTGTCAAGGTTTTAAACCTTGACAAGGATTATGAGAATAAATGAAGAGGTTAAAATTAAGACTAAAATTTTCTCAACCTTAGCCTGAACCTCAATATTTAAGCATATTGTTTTAAAAGCTGCGTAAGTGTATTCACATCATGCACACCACTTTCTTTCCAGAGCATTTCGCCGTTTTTGAAAATTGCCAGCGTCGGAACTCCTCGCACTCCGTATTGAGCGGCCAGATTAGGATACTGGTCCACATCTACTTTGATGATTCTCGCTCCTTCGCCTACGTTTTCTTTTACTGTATTTAAAACCGAAGACTGAACCTTGCATGGCTGACACCAGGTTGCAAAAAAATCAATTAAGACCGGTCTTTCGGAGTCAATTATTTCCTGAAATTTTTGTGACATAATTGGTTTATTTAAAAAAACACTTTAGTTTATGTAGTTTAAAATGAAATCAAAATCACTGAAAAGAATAATCAAAAATGTCGAAAAACTTTGTGTTTTTAATTGTTTTATACGGATAAACTAAAGTGTCATTACTTATTATTATTTTTCTGATGATTCTCATCCTGAATGGCTTTTACGTTCTTCCAGCTCGTGCCGTCGTAAACTTCCACTCCGTTTTTCTTTAAAATTTGTACTGCTTCATCTGCCTGAATTCCTTTATTGCAAAATACAACCACTTTTTTACCTTTCAACGACTCTGCATTATTCTGAATTTCGGCTAGAGGAATGTTAATCGCATTTTTGGCAGTTCCTTCTGCATATTGCTCTGCGACTCTCACGTCTACCAACGTCACATCCGGACTGTTGACAACTTCTCTGAGATCGGCCTTGGGAGCTTCTGGTACTGCTGCCGTTGTACAGGCGTTCAACACCAAAGTTGCAGCAATAATAATTCCAAAAATATAAACTTTCATTATTTTATTTTACAACGTTTTCGATTGGCAGACAAAATCGCTTATCGGAAATTTTTCTGTTTTTTTTATCCCGTTGAATCCTCCTTCTATTTCAGTAAAGTTTCTGATTCCGTGCGAATTAAGGATGCTTGCCGCTATCATACTTCTGTAGCCTCCAGCACAGTGTAGGAAAAAATGTTCAGAATCATCGATCGATTTTACCCAATCGCTGATCGTGTCCAAAGGCTTATTATAAGCATTATCAATATGTTCGGCAGAATATTCTGTCAGTTTTCGGACATCAATCACTTTTGAATTTTCTGTAAATTGTTCTGCAAATTCAGCCGGAGAGATTCTTTTTACTTCATCAATCTCTTTGTTGGCATTTTTCCACGCTTCAAAACCTCCTTTTAGATAGCCTAACACATGATCAAAACCCACTCTGCTTAATCTTGTGATCGCTTCTTCTTCCGTACCCTCATCAACAACCAATAAAAGCGGATGTTTTACGTCAACTATTAAAGTTCCTACCCAAGGTGCAAAATCTCCTTTTAAACCGATATTTACAGAGTTTGGAATAAATCCTTTATGGAATTCTGCCGCACTTCTCGTATCTAAAATCAAAGCTCCTGTTTCTTCTGCATACGCTTCAAAATCTTCAACGGAAATTTGGGTTAAGCCTTTGTTCATAACGTTATCAAGACTTTCGTAGCCGCTTTTGTTCATGGCAACATTCATTCCGAAATATTTGGGAGGAGCCGTCAATCCGTCCAGCACTTCTTTGATGAAAGATTCTTTGTCCGGTTGGTTTAAGGCATAATTTGTTCTTTTCTGATTTCCTAAGATGTCAACAGTTTCTTTCTGCATATTTTTTCCACAGGCAGAGCCCGCGCCATGAGCCGGATATACCGTAATACTATCGTCCAAAGGCATAATTTTCGTGTGAAGGCTGTCGTATAAAATTCCGGCAAGATCTTCCTGGGTTAGATTCGTGGCTTTCTGGGCAAGATCGGGTCTTCCGACATCTCCTAAAAATAGAGTATCTCCCGTGAAAATTGCAGTTTCTACCCCATTTTCATCGATAAGAAGGTAAGTTGTACTTTCCATCGTATGACCGGGTGTGTGAAGCGTTTTAATTTTTACTTTTCCGATTTCGAAAATCTGGTTGTCCTCGGCAATGATTGCTTCAAACTCAGGTTGAGCAGTGGGTCCGTAAACGATCGGAGCGCCTGTCTTTTTACTTAAATCCAAATGTCCCGAGACAAAATCTGCATGGAAGTGTGTCTCAAAAATATATTTTAAAGTTACATTGTCTTTCTCTAAACGGTCCAGATAAGGTTTTACTTCTCTCAATGGATCAATGATCGCTGCTTCATTTTCTGATACGATGTAGTAGGCGCCCTGTGCAAGGCAGCCGGTATATATTTGTTCAACTTTCATTTCTTCTGTAACAGTTTTGTTATTTTCAATATACAAAAATCGTGTTTATTTTTTTAAATTAAGCTAAAATAAAGAATCTATAACAATAGAATAAATCTATAAAGTCTTTATTTGTTTTAATTAAACTTCCACGATTCAAAATTTTTCAGTGCTAAAATAAACATATTCACAAGAATTGCTAACTGAAATTAATCATGCTTAATTTCTATGCCGGATATTTTCCAAAAACTTTTATATTTATAAGTTAAAAAAATCAAATGGCAGACAAAACACAATTTATTAATGAACTGAATGCAAGATACACTCCGAAAGGAGAGCATATTATATTAGGAAAAGGAATGCTGGACGGAGAAATTGTTCCTGAAGTAAACGTTACCATTCCTTTGAAAACTATTAACCGTCACGGCCTTATCGCAGGAGCGACGGGAACGGGGAAAACCAAAACGCTGCAGGTTTTTGCCGAACAGCTTTCCCATGCGGGAATTCCTTCACTGGTTTTAGACATCAAAGGCGATTTTTCAGGAATTGCAGAAGCGGGGACGGAAAATGCAGCAATCCAGGAGAGATATGCCAAGACACAGCTTCCTTACAATCCGCAGGCTTTTCCGGTAGAATTGATGACGATTTCCGGGGAAAGAGGTGTGAAGCTGAGAGCTACGGTTACCGAATTCGGACCTGTTTTATTAAGTAAAATTCTGCAATTGAATGAGACCCAGCAAAGTATCATGTCAATTGTTTTTAAATATTGTGATGATAAAGGACTGCCTTTAATCGACCTTAATGATTTGAAGAAAGTTTTGCAGTACGTCACCGAAAATCCTCAGGGAAAAGCAGAACTGGCTTCTGATTACGGATCTATTGCTTCCGCTTCTTTGGGCGCGATTTTAAGATCGATCGTGGCACTGGAACAGCAGGGAGCTGCCAGTTTCTTTGGAGAATTAAGCTTTGATGTTCACGATTTGCTGGAAACAAGAGACGGAAAGGGAGTGGTGAATATTTTAAGAGTTGCTGATATTCAGAGTAAGCCGCAGTTGTTTTCGACTTTCATGTTGTCACTTTTTGCAGAAATTTACATGACCTTTCCTGAAGAAGGGGATAGCGGAAAACCGAAATTGGTTTTATTTATAGATGAGGCCCATTTGATTTTTGATGAATCTTCAAAAGCATTGGTTTCACAAATCGAAACAATGGTAAAGCTGATTCGTTCAAAAGGAGTCGGGATTTATTTTATTACCCAGATTCCGGGGGATGTTCCCGAAGCGGTGTTGTCTCAATTGGGATTAAAAATACAGCATGCGTTGAGAGGTTTTACAGCAAAAGATAAAAAAGAGATTTCGAAGGCGGTAGAAAATTATCCGACGACGGAATTTTATGATGCTCCAACATTAATTCAGAATTTAGGAATCGGGGAAGCTTTTATAACGGCGCTTGATGAAAAGGGAATTCCGACACCGTTGGTTCACACGTATTTAATTTCTCCGGAATCCAGAATGGATGTCCTGAATGATGCGGAAATCACAGAGCTTACCAACAAATCGGCGTTGGTTGCAAAATACGAAAAGCTGGTAGATAATGATTCTGCTTATGAAATTTTAGTAAGAAGAATGGAGGAAGCGGCTCAGAATGTGGCGCCGGATCAAAAATCGAGGCCGGTGAAAGAAGAACCGGGTGTGTTTGAGCAGGTATTGAAGAGCAGCGCAGGAAGAACTTTTACCAGTACATTGATGAGAGAGGGAGCAAAAGCTATCCTTGGAATGCTGGGATTAGGAGGGGGAAGAAGAAGATAAAAACATATTTTTTCTTATTTTAGCGGGATCGTCGGTATTTTAAGTGGAATTTATCCATAAAATTTATTATATTTAGTTTATAGCAAATGCTTAAGCTTAAATTAAAATTTTAATCAAAAATAAAGTTGTATAAATTTAAATGTATTCAATAATTGATATAGAAAGTAATGGTGCAGGTTACAGAAAAGAATGCATTATAGATATTGCCATTTACAGATATGATGGTCAGAAGATTGTAGACCAGTTCATTTCGCTTGTGAATCCGGAAAGTGATATCACTCCTTTTGTGCAGAAACTGACCAGTATCACCCCAAAAATGGTAAAAACTGCCCCGAAATTCCATGAAATTGCCCGGAGAATCGTTGAAATTACTCAAAATACAACATTAGTCGGACACAATATCGATTTTGATTACAGAATGCTCCGCCAGTCTTTCAATCGCCTGGGTTATGATTTTAAAATCAATACGTTAGATACAATTCCTTTAGCGAAAAAACTAATTCCGGATGAGGTAAGCTATTCTCTGGGGAAACTGGTAAAATCGTTGGGAATTCCTTTGACAAACCATCACAGAGCGGAAGGCGATGCCCGTGCAACGCTGGAACTTTTTAAATTATTGGTTTCAAAAGATACGGAAAACGAGATCATTCAGAAGCAGCATGAGGAAACAAATGCGAAAACGTATATCAACAAAATCAAGGTGTTAACACAAGATCTTCCGAACGAGAAAGGATTTGTGTATTTCCAGGACGAGGAAGGAAAAATTATTTTTTCGGATCACGTTCAGGATATTAATAAATTTTCTAAAAAAGTTTTTAATTCCAAGTCTAAAAGATGGGAGACAATTCAGCAGACGGTTGAGCAGATCAATTTTGAGCTTACCGGAACGGATATTATTGCCAAATTAATTTTAAATTCGAAAGGCATTAAGAAAAGAGAAGTCCTTCCGTTCGGACTTTACCACCGGAACAATAAATATATTGTTGAAAAAAATAAGCTGAATAAAGCTGAAAAACCGATTCTGAAATTCAAATCTTTCACGCAAGGTTCGAAAGCAACACAATTTTTCGGAAAGATTGAGGAATACAGCGATCTCACTACTTTCAAAAAGAAAATCGATTTCAAAAAAAGAAATGAACTTTGGCTCGGACAGGGAAGAAAGTTGGGCGAAAAATTATTCTTAATAATAGAAAACGGGAAGGTAACTTCTTATGGTTTTTACGAGCTTTTTACCCAAATCCAGACATTGAGCAAATTGTCTAAATTAAAAATCGACCTCCTTTTCCAATCCACAGATTTGAATAATGAGCTACAGTTGGCATTGCTTCGTGGCGATTTTGAGACGCTGCCACTGCCGAAATAAGTAATCTTTTATCAGTTCTGTAATATCTTCTCCAAAACAATGAAAATTTGGACTCAATAAATTGCGCAATCTATTATCAATATTGCATTATTATTGATTTTAACCATATTGGTTTTAATTGGAAATTATTTAAATCAATAAAATAAAAAACTTTTAAAATATTCTAAAAAAGCATTTTATTCTGTTAAAGTTAAATTAAAAGAATAATCTTCTATGTGATTGATTTTAAATTATAAACAATTTCTTACTACCTTTGCATTTTCTTATTAACAAAAAAGAAGTTTACTTTATTAATTATGAATTCAAAAGAATTGTTGCAGATTGCCAATGAGTTTGGCACACCGGTGTACGTTTATGATGCTGAATCTATTAAAACTCAATATGAGAAACTTACATCTTCTTTTTTAAAACACACTAAGTTCTTCTATGCTGCGAAGGCTTTGACAAATATTAATATTCTTAAGTATGTCAAGAACTTGGGTGCTTCTTTGGATTGTGTATCGATTAATGAAGTGAAACTTGGACTAAAGGTTGGATTTCCGAAAGAGAAAATATTATTTACACCCAATTGTGTAGATCTTGCTGAAATTGAAGAAGCAATGCAGTTTGGAGTGCACATTAACATCGATAATATTTCTATTCTTGAGCAGTTTGGAAACAAATTCGGGAATACTTATCCGATTTTTGTGAGAATCAATCCGCATATTTTTGCAGGAGGTAATTATAAAATTTCAACAGGTCATATCGATAGCAAATTCGGTATTTCCATTCACCAGCTTCGTCATATCGAGAGAGTGATGAAAACAACGAATCTGAATGTTGAAGGTCTTCACATGCATACGGGAAGCGAGATCAAAGATCCTGAAGTTTTTTTACAGGCTTTGGATATCATGCTTGAACTTTCCGAGCATTTCCCGAATCTGAAATATCTGGATATGGGAAGCGGATTCAAAATCCCTTATCAGGACACTGAAGAGGAGACGGATGTAAAAACGCTGGGTAAAAAAGTAGAAAAAGTAATCTCTGAGTTTTCAAAATCTACAGGTAAAAAATTCGAGCTATGGTTTGAGCCGGGTAAATTTTTGGTTGGAAAAAGCGGTTATCTATTGGTAAAAGCTAATGTCATCAAGCAAACGACGGCTACTGTTTTCGTGGGAGTGAATTCCGGATTCAATCACCTGATTCGTCCGATGTTCTACGATTCTTATCATGTTATTGAAAATTTATCCAATCCAAAAGGGGCGGAAAGAATTTATACCGTAGTCGGAAATATCTGTGAAACAGATACTTTTGCATGGGACAGAAAACTGAATGAAGTAAGAGAAGGCGATATTTTGGCATTCCACAATGCGGGTGCTTACGGTTTTGAAATGAGTTCAAACTTCAATTCAAGATTAAAGCCTGCAGAAGTATTATTCCTGGATGGAAAAGCTCATTTGATCAGAAAAAGAGATGAGTTTGAAGATTTATTGAGAAACCAGATTGAGGTATTGTAGATAAATTAGAATAAATATTTAAAAAGAAACTTCGCCTAACAGTGAGGTTTCTTTTGTTTTTGATGTAATTTTGTTTTGTTTAATCGATAATAATAAGCTTATGAAAACACTAGCATTATTTATAGGTCTTTTTGTATCAAATTTTGCCTTTGCACAATTCGATGTCGAGGAAAGGGATGATAACATGATCACGGAAAACAACAAGAATATTTTAAAAATAGATATCAAAGAGCCATTGTTGCAGGTTGCGGTTAAAAACTGTAACGACTTTAAAGCAGCAAGTTTTGAAGGCGGAATTCCTGTTTACAAGGAAACATTAAGAAAATATATGTACGATTACCTGAACACGGAATTCTATATTTTAAACGGCGATTTTACATTCACCCTTACAATAGACCAGACCGGAAAAGTCACCAATATCGAAGGTTCTCCGAAAGTTGCCAATAGTGAGGTATTCTTTGATGATATGAAATACGTTGTAAGAAGAATCAAGAAAAACTGGACGCCCGCGATGTGTAACGGACAGCCCGTAACATCTCAAGTGAAAATAAAAATGAACTTGTCTTCTATTGCGACGGATGTGTAGAAACGACTTTTTATTAACCATGAAAAAATACTTTTTAATCTTATTCTTATTACTTTTGAGTGGTAAGGCATTCTCACAGGAAACTGCTGTTCAATCACAGGAAACCGGAAATAATTATCAGAAAGCGGAATTTCCGGGTGGTGATGAGGCTTTTCAACAAGAATTTATGAATATGGTATATTCCTATATCGATATGGCTTTATATGCAATTCAGGGACAGGTGACCTTCATTTTTAATATTGATACTAAAGGAAAAATCAACAAAATTGATGTTCTTCCAAAGTTCAAAAACAACGAAATGTTCATCGATGATATGAAATATGCCGCCAAAAAAGTGAAAGGTAAATGGAGCCCAGCCACAAGAAATGGAATTCCTGTAGATTCTAAGTTTGTGATGAAGGTTAATTTTAAGCATAATACATATGATCATGATTAAATTTAATATTCATAAAATCAAGATAAAATAACTTCTGCCATTCTGTCACAAGATTTTGTATCTTTGCAAATTCAAAGAATTCAAAGTTTAATGTTTTAAAGTTAGGAGCTGCATGGCAAATACACTTTAAACCTTAGACTTTAAACCATAAACAGACACTATCGTGCAAGAAAAATATATAGACGAAACAAAACAGGGAGAAGCTTTTGCGATTGCGGAAAAAGCGGGAAACTCTAAGAAATTATTCTTGGAGAGCTATGGTTGTCAGATGAATTTCTCAGATTCTGAGATCGTTGCGTCGATTCTTAATGAACAAGGTTACAACACCACCCTTAAAGTGGAAGAAGCCGATCTTATTCTTCTTAATACATGCTCTATCCGCGAAAAAGCTGAGCAAACCGTGAGAATGCGTCTTTCCCAGTTCAAAAACCTGAAAAAAGAAAAACCGAACATGACAGTCGGTGTTCTTGGCTGTATGGCTGAAAGGCTGAAAACCAAATTCTTAGAAGAAGAACAATTGGTTGACCTTGTGGTAGGACCGGATGCATACAGAGATTTACCCAATTTGTTAAAAGAAACTGAAGACGGAAGAGATGCCATCAACGTAATTCTTTCAAAAGAAGAAACTTACGCAGATATCAATCCTGTTCGTTTGGGTGGAAATGGTGTTACAGCTTTCGTTACCATTACGAGAGGTTGTGATAATATGTGTACATTCTGCGTTGTTCCGTTTACAAGAGGTCGAGAAAGAAGCCGTGATCCACATTCTATTTTAGAAGAATGTAAAAGCCTTTGGGAAAACGGGTATAAGGAAATTACCTTGTTAGGTCAAAACGTAGACTCTTACCTTTGGTATGGGGGCGGACCTAAAAAAGATTTTGCAAAAGCATCAGAAATGCAGAAGGCAACAGCCGTTAATTTTGCTCAGTTGCTTGATTTAGTGGCTAAAGCTGTTCCGGAAATGAGAATCAGATTCTCGACTTCCAATCCTCAGGATATGAGTCTGGATGTATTCAAAATGATGGCGAAGCACGACAATATCTGTAAATACGTTCACCTTCCGGTTCAGAGCGGAAGCAACAATATGCTGGAAGCCATGAACAGACAACATACGCGTGAAGAATATTTAGAATTAATTAGAAAAGCGAAGGAAATTGTTCCTGAAGTGGCTTTTTCTCAGGATATGATCGTTGGTTTCTGCAACGAATCTGAGGAAGATCACCAGGATACATTAAGCTTGATGAAAGAAGTAGAGTATGATTACGGTTATATGTTTGCATATTCAGAAAGACCGGGAACTCCGGCTCACAAGAAAATGGAAGATAATATTCCTGCAGATGTGAAACAGAGACGTCTGGCGGAAGTAATTGCTTTACAGGGCGAATTGTCCAGAAAACGAATGAAATCATATGTTGGAAAAACACACAAAATTTTAATTGAAGGAATTTCCAAAAAGAATAAAAACCAATGGAAAGGAAGAAATTCCCAGAATGCGGTTTGCGTTTTCGATATGCTGGAAGGACAAAAAATTGGTGACATTGTGGACGTTTTTGTGTTTGACAATACGCAAGGCACGCTTTTAGGGGAAACAGTAAAAAACTAATTGGCTTATTCGCCTTAAATAATTAAATAAAAAATTATTATCAATATTAAAATAAACTCAGACAATGGAAAAATTTCATAAATATTGCCTAAGTGTATTGTTGGTAATAATCTGCAGTAATATTTCGGCGCAGATCAGCAACGGATCTGTGGATAGTGAAGATTGCAAGCAGCTGTATGAGCTTTACAATCAGTTTTTAAATCAAAATTGTGAGCGTCCTCAGGAGTTTTGCGTAAAACAAAATCTGGGATATCATTTTGCGATACATGATAAACAGAATGCAATTGATGTTTTTGGAAAACCTTCAGGGAAACCGCAATTTAATTCTTTCAATAATAAAACAGGAGCCGGTTTTTCTGAAAAAGAAAAGCACAACCAGCTTCTGCAGAACTTCGAGAAAAACAGTAAAGAAAACCTCTTTGCTGATATTTTATATTTTAAAACTAAAGTTTCAAAGGTCAGAAACAAAGATTATTTAGAGGTAATTGGTTAAAAAAAAGACAAAGCAATTTTTAAACTAATTAACAGACCTGCAGCTTATAAATGCAGGTTAAACTTAAAATCAATAATCTAAATTTTATGAGTACCGAGTTACAAAATATAAAAAACCGTTTCGGAATTATCGGAAATTTTCCGGCTTTAAATCGTGCTTTGGAAAAAGCAATTCAGGTGGCACCCACAGATATTTCTGTCCTGGTGATCGGAGAAAGTGGGGTGGGTAAAGAATTTATTCCGAAAATCATTCATTCAGAATCCAAAAGAAAACATCAGCCGTATATTGTCGTAAACTGTGGTGCAATTCCGGAAGGAACCATCGATTCAGAATTGTTTGGTCACGAAAAAGGAGCATTCACGGGAGCTACGGCAACCAGAAAAGGGTATTTTGAAGTAGCAGACGGCGGGACGATTTTCCTTGATGAGGTAGGAGAGCTGCCTTTGCAGACGCAGGTTCGTTTGTTGAGAGTGTTGGAAAGCGGCGAATTTATGAAGGTAGGTTCTTCACAGGTTCAGAAAACGAATGTAAGAATCGTTGCCGCGACCAATGTTAACATGATGAAAGCCATTCAGGATGGGAGATTCCGTGAAGATTTATACTATCGTTTGAATACGGTGCAGATCGATATGCCGCCTTTGAGAGAAAGAAAAGGCGATATTCATCTGTTATTCAGAAAATTTGCGATAGATTTTGCTGAAAAATACAGAATGCCTGAACTGGAATTGGAGCCAGGCGCAGTGCATTATATCGAAAATTATACTTTCCCGGGAAACATCCGTCAATTGAGAAATTTGGTAGAACAAATGACCGTGGTGGAAAGAAACAGACACGTAAGCGTTGAAAAACTCGCAGAGTACATCCCGATGGAAACTCATCTTCCGATGGTGGTAAATACTCCGAATTCCCAAAAACAAAGCGATTTCAGCAGTGAAAGAGAAATCATGTACAAAATTCTCTTTGATATGCGAAACGATATTAATGATTTAAAATCCTTAACTTCGGAATTGATAAAGAATCGCGGAACTTCTGATCTGAGCAATCATGAGAAAAATTTGATTAATAGAATTTATACTCCTGAAACCCAGCAGAATGTAGCGCCGAATTCTCTGTTGTATTTTGAGAATAGTAGTAATAATGATGCTCCTGTAATTCAGAATCCGACCATTATTTCAAGTCCGGAAGAGAGCTATGAAGATATCGAAGATATTGAAATTGAGGAAAACAGACCGGAATCTTTATCTCTTCAAAATAATGA is a genomic window of Chryseobacterium wanjuense containing:
- a CDS encoding thioredoxin family protein, translated to MSQKFQEIIDSERPVLIDFFATWCQPCKVQSSVLNTVKENVGEGARIIKVDVDQYPNLAAQYGVRGVPTLAIFKNGEMLWKESGVHDVNTLTQLLKQYA
- a CDS encoding rhodanese-like domain-containing protein, which gives rise to MKVYIFGIIIAATLVLNACTTAAVPEAPKADLREVVNSPDVTLVDVRVAEQYAEGTAKNAINIPLAEIQNNAESLKGKKVVVFCNKGIQADEAVQILKKNGVEVYDGTSWKNVKAIQDENHQKNNNK
- a CDS encoding MBL fold metallo-hydrolase, encoding MKVEQIYTGCLAQGAYYIVSENEAAIIDPLREVKPYLDRLEKDNVTLKYIFETHFHADFVSGHLDLSKKTGAPIVYGPTAQPEFEAIIAEDNQIFEIGKVKIKTLHTPGHTMESTTYLLIDENGVETAIFTGDTLFLGDVGRPDLAQKATNLTQEDLAGILYDSLHTKIMPLDDSITVYPAHGAGSACGKNMQKETVDILGNQKRTNYALNQPDKESFIKEVLDGLTAPPKYFGMNVAMNKSGYESLDNVMNKGLTQISVEDFEAYAEETGALILDTRSAAEFHKGFIPNSVNIGLKGDFAPWVGTLIVDVKHPLLLVVDEGTEEEAITRLSRVGFDHVLGYLKGGFEAWKNANKEIDEVKRISPAEFAEQFTENSKVIDVRKLTEYSAEHIDNAYNKPLDTISDWVKSIDDSEHFFLHCAGGYRSMIAASILNSHGIRNFTEIEGGFNGIKKTEKFPISDFVCQSKTL
- a CDS encoding helicase HerA-like domain-containing protein, translating into MADKTQFINELNARYTPKGEHIILGKGMLDGEIVPEVNVTIPLKTINRHGLIAGATGTGKTKTLQVFAEQLSHAGIPSLVLDIKGDFSGIAEAGTENAAIQERYAKTQLPYNPQAFPVELMTISGERGVKLRATVTEFGPVLLSKILQLNETQQSIMSIVFKYCDDKGLPLIDLNDLKKVLQYVTENPQGKAELASDYGSIASASLGAILRSIVALEQQGAASFFGELSFDVHDLLETRDGKGVVNILRVADIQSKPQLFSTFMLSLFAEIYMTFPEEGDSGKPKLVLFIDEAHLIFDESSKALVSQIETMVKLIRSKGVGIYFITQIPGDVPEAVLSQLGLKIQHALRGFTAKDKKEISKAVENYPTTEFYDAPTLIQNLGIGEAFITALDEKGIPTPLVHTYLISPESRMDVLNDAEITELTNKSALVAKYEKLVDNDSAYEILVRRMEEAAQNVAPDQKSRPVKEEPGVFEQVLKSSAGRTFTSTLMREGAKAILGMLGLGGGRRR
- a CDS encoding 3'-5' exonuclease; translated protein: MYSIIDIESNGAGYRKECIIDIAIYRYDGQKIVDQFISLVNPESDITPFVQKLTSITPKMVKTAPKFHEIARRIVEITQNTTLVGHNIDFDYRMLRQSFNRLGYDFKINTLDTIPLAKKLIPDEVSYSLGKLVKSLGIPLTNHHRAEGDARATLELFKLLVSKDTENEIIQKQHEETNAKTYINKIKVLTQDLPNEKGFVYFQDEEGKIIFSDHVQDINKFSKKVFNSKSKRWETIQQTVEQINFELTGTDIIAKLILNSKGIKKREVLPFGLYHRNNKYIVEKNKLNKAEKPILKFKSFTQGSKATQFFGKIEEYSDLTTFKKKIDFKKRNELWLGQGRKLGEKLFLIIENGKVTSYGFYELFTQIQTLSKLSKLKIDLLFQSTDLNNELQLALLRGDFETLPLPK
- the lysA gene encoding diaminopimelate decarboxylase, with translation MNSKELLQIANEFGTPVYVYDAESIKTQYEKLTSSFLKHTKFFYAAKALTNINILKYVKNLGASLDCVSINEVKLGLKVGFPKEKILFTPNCVDLAEIEEAMQFGVHINIDNISILEQFGNKFGNTYPIFVRINPHIFAGGNYKISTGHIDSKFGISIHQLRHIERVMKTTNLNVEGLHMHTGSEIKDPEVFLQALDIMLELSEHFPNLKYLDMGSGFKIPYQDTEEETDVKTLGKKVEKVISEFSKSTGKKFELWFEPGKFLVGKSGYLLVKANVIKQTTATVFVGVNSGFNHLIRPMFYDSYHVIENLSNPKGAERIYTVVGNICETDTFAWDRKLNEVREGDILAFHNAGAYGFEMSSNFNSRLKPAEVLFLDGKAHLIRKRDEFEDLLRNQIEVL
- a CDS encoding energy transducer TonB, with amino-acid sequence MKTLALFIGLFVSNFAFAQFDVEERDDNMITENNKNILKIDIKEPLLQVAVKNCNDFKAASFEGGIPVYKETLRKYMYDYLNTEFYILNGDFTFTLTIDQTGKVTNIEGSPKVANSEVFFDDMKYVVRRIKKNWTPAMCNGQPVTSQVKIKMNLSSIATDV
- a CDS encoding energy transducer TonB, with the protein product MKKYFLILFLLLLSGKAFSQETAVQSQETGNNYQKAEFPGGDEAFQQEFMNMVYSYIDMALYAIQGQVTFIFNIDTKGKINKIDVLPKFKNNEMFIDDMKYAAKKVKGKWSPATRNGIPVDSKFVMKVNFKHNTYDHD
- the miaB gene encoding tRNA (N6-isopentenyl adenosine(37)-C2)-methylthiotransferase MiaB, with product MQEKYIDETKQGEAFAIAEKAGNSKKLFLESYGCQMNFSDSEIVASILNEQGYNTTLKVEEADLILLNTCSIREKAEQTVRMRLSQFKNLKKEKPNMTVGVLGCMAERLKTKFLEEEQLVDLVVGPDAYRDLPNLLKETEDGRDAINVILSKEETYADINPVRLGGNGVTAFVTITRGCDNMCTFCVVPFTRGRERSRDPHSILEECKSLWENGYKEITLLGQNVDSYLWYGGGPKKDFAKASEMQKATAVNFAQLLDLVAKAVPEMRIRFSTSNPQDMSLDVFKMMAKHDNICKYVHLPVQSGSNNMLEAMNRQHTREEYLELIRKAKEIVPEVAFSQDMIVGFCNESEEDHQDTLSLMKEVEYDYGYMFAYSERPGTPAHKKMEDNIPADVKQRRLAEVIALQGELSRKRMKSYVGKTHKILIEGISKKNKNQWKGRNSQNAVCVFDMLEGQKIGDIVDVFVFDNTQGTLLGETVKN
- a CDS encoding sigma-54 interaction domain-containing protein, whose translation is MSTELQNIKNRFGIIGNFPALNRALEKAIQVAPTDISVLVIGESGVGKEFIPKIIHSESKRKHQPYIVVNCGAIPEGTIDSELFGHEKGAFTGATATRKGYFEVADGGTIFLDEVGELPLQTQVRLLRVLESGEFMKVGSSQVQKTNVRIVAATNVNMMKAIQDGRFREDLYYRLNTVQIDMPPLRERKGDIHLLFRKFAIDFAEKYRMPELELEPGAVHYIENYTFPGNIRQLRNLVEQMTVVERNRHVSVEKLAEYIPMETHLPMVVNTPNSQKQSDFSSEREIMYKILFDMRNDINDLKSLTSELIKNRGTSDLSNHEKNLINRIYTPETQQNVAPNSLLYFENSSNNDAPVIQNPTIISSPEESYEDIEDIEIEENRPESLSLQNNEKDLIIKALEKHKGRRNKAADELGISQRTLYRKIKQYNLEE